The following are from one region of the Sorghum bicolor cultivar BTx623 chromosome 2, Sorghum_bicolor_NCBIv3, whole genome shotgun sequence genome:
- the LOC110432960 gene encoding uncharacterized protein LOC110432960 isoform X1: MKDPHARHDRDLLVTMQNPRPRSVVSSMKQQMVEELLLWVEELLLWVEELEQMASSEHTGCRIPFKDISNTNNESGPMTSNLQPDDSSSKLKEGEHYMLVNGVGTNAGLLCGGLPSFSAADVAPEIEPT; the protein is encoded by the exons ATGAAGGATCCGCACGCGCGACATGATCGAGATCTGCTGGTCACCATGCAAAACCCTAGGCCGAG ATCTGTGGTGTCCTCCATGAAGCAGCAGATGGTGGAGGAGCTGCTCCTGTGGGTGGAGGAGCTGCTCCTATGGGTGGAGGAGCTAGAGCAG ATGGCATCTTCAGAACACACTGGGTGTCGCATCCCATTCAAAGATATATCCAACACCAACAATGAAAGTGGACCAATGACATCCAATTTGCAGCCAGATGACAGTAGTAGCAAGCTTAA AGAAGGGGAACACTACATGCTCGTGAACGGAGTCGGTACCAATGCTGGCTTG CTATGTGGGGGCCTGCCGTCCTTCTCCGCAGCTGATGTCGCACCGGAGATAGAGCCGACATGA
- the LOC110432960 gene encoding uncharacterized protein LOC110432960 isoform X2, whose product MKDPHARHDRDLLVTMQNPRPRSVVSSMKQQMVEELLLWVEELLLWVEELEQMASSEHTGCRIPFKDISNTNNESGPMTSNLQPDDSSSKLKEGEHYMLVNGVGTNAGLRI is encoded by the exons ATGAAGGATCCGCACGCGCGACATGATCGAGATCTGCTGGTCACCATGCAAAACCCTAGGCCGAG ATCTGTGGTGTCCTCCATGAAGCAGCAGATGGTGGAGGAGCTGCTCCTGTGGGTGGAGGAGCTGCTCCTATGGGTGGAGGAGCTAGAGCAG ATGGCATCTTCAGAACACACTGGGTGTCGCATCCCATTCAAAGATATATCCAACACCAACAATGAAAGTGGACCAATGACATCCAATTTGCAGCCAGATGACAGTAGTAGCAAGCTTAA AGAAGGGGAACACTACATGCTCGTGAACGGAGTCGGTACCAATGCTGGCTTG AGAATATAG
- the LOC8071910 gene encoding glutathione S-transferase T3, with amino-acid sequence MDPRPPIGFSNGKSCPSEPPGKPNPVNLHSQFPQQISFSHPSYVHQQFPQQHLYPQNVQYVVVQPQYAPFSLPQLPPQPAGTMSMPLPASAGTMPLPALPLQSPIAGAVPFTPVSYSGTPHSVTGSDLQDTVSVDNEENTQPDRTSKRLRLNWTELEDSRLINAWLNSFKLNSSRRNDVFWGDVAKLYNSSTPKDRRRSRKQLKPHWHKITKKMAHFYDCWCQAEKKYSSVQSDKMQMMDKTWVKYDEEARAMYLEEAKHHFTLSHLWKVVWDQPKWKNYISSLYSKGTKLSESGDSTSSSEDANDVSEKEIDEKDSMSAKKKWEGKRKMSSPSLELQQGIQSSVDPQNVLEKNNLVGDTSRLYEFQHEKEQLMARTSSFNEFHHGNSVREDIPEKGRHPQDCKVLEHAMTVRCAPEKETHPQSSKMEKAKLKRKGNISYPSSEVQEDIKHAVDLQRMLQKDREKMSEVQIQLSKEKLEMARLKHQEAKEKKETTLYEKYTELLMADTKRFNDFQKEEHQKAVKCMGVMLFGKDGK; translated from the exons ATGGATCCTCGTCCTCCCATTGGGTTCTCAAATGGTAAGAGTTGTCCAAGTGAACCACCAGGAAAGCCCAATCCGGTAAATTTGCATTCGCAGTTTCCACAGCAAATCTCATTTTCGCATCCATCGTATGTCCACCAGCAATTTCCACAGCAACACCTATATCCACAAAATGTCCAGTATGTTGTTGTTCAACCACAATATGCTCCATTCTCACTGCCACAACTACCACCTCAACCTGCTGGGACTATGTCAATGCCACTGCCTGCATCAGCTGGAACTATGCCACTGCCTGCACTGCCACTTCAATCTCCAATTGCTGGAGCAGTGCCATTTACGCCTGTGTCATACTCAGGCACCCCGCACTCTGTAACTGGTTCAGATTTACAAGACACTGTTAGTGTAGACAATGAAGAGAACACTCAACCTGATAGGACTTCTAAGCGATTGCGATTGAATTGGACAGAATTGGAGGACTCAAGACTG ATTAATGCTTGGTTGAATAGTTTCAAGCTGAATAGTTCGAGGAGGAATGACGTGTTCTGGGGAGATGTCGCAAAGCTGTACAATAGCAGCACTCCAAAAGATCGGAGAAGGTCACGAAAGCAATTGAAGCCCCACTGGCACAAGATTACCAAGAAGATGGCCCACTTCTATGACTGCTGGTGCCAAGCTGAGAAGAAATATTCGAGTGTGCAATCTGATAAAATGCAAATGATGGACAAAACATGGGTAAAGTATGACGAGGAAGCAAGGGCAATGTACCTTGAGGAAGCAAAACATCATTTCACGTTGAGCCATCTTTGGAAAGTTGTCTGGGACCAACCCAAGTGGAAAAACTACATCTCTTCATTATATTCCAAGGGTACCAAATTATCTGAGTCTGGAGACTCTACGTCATCCTCTGAAGATGCCAATGATGTATCAGAAAAAGAAATAGATGAAAAAGATAGCATGTCTGCAAAGAAGAAATGGGAAGGCAAAAGAAAGATGTCATCTCCTTCATTAGAGTTGCAACAAGGCATTCAAAGCTCAGTGGATCCTCAAAATGTGCTTGAGAAGAATAATTTAGTGGGAGACACTTCGAGGCTCTATGAGTTTCAGCATGAGAAGGAGCAATTGATGGCTCGCACTTCGAGTTTCAATGAATTTCACCATGGAAATTCAGTTAGGGAAGACATTCCTGAAAAGGGAAGACATCCGCAAGATTGTAAAGTTCTAGAACATGCAATGACAGTGAGATGTGCTCCAGAAAAAGAAACACACCCACAAAGTTCCAAGATGGAAAAGGCCAAGTTGAAACGTAAAGGGAACATATCATATCCTTCCTCGGAGGTGCAGGAAGACATTAAACATGCAGTGGATCTACAGCGAATGCTTCAGAAGGATCGTGAGAAGATGTCGGAGGTACAAATCCAACTCTCAAAAGAGAAGCTTGAGATGGCAAGACTAAAGCACCAGGAAGCAAAGGAAAAGAAGGAAACAACACTCTATGAGAAGTACACTGAGCTATTGATGGCTGACACTAAGAGGTTCAACGATTTTCAGAAGGAAGAGCATCAAAAGGCAGTGAAGTGCATGGGTGTGATGCTATTTGGTAAAGATGGTAAGTAA